One part of the Lysobacterales bacterium genome encodes these proteins:
- a CDS encoding exodeoxyribonuclease IX produces MDRVSAPERAWLIDGSLYVFRAWHSVDAGLADRDGWPANAVYGFTRFLLDFLRQQRPARIAVAFDEALASCFRNRIYPEYKANREPAPEELKRQFQSCKRLVSALGLACLSDAEYEADDLIGSAHAVLRDGGHAVTIVSADKDLSQLLADGDEQWDYGRDLRWDARGCVDRHGVPPGRIADMLALVGDPIDNVPGVPGIGRKTAAILLHHFGGLDAVLASIDTIATMRLRSAARIAEALAARVDQVRLMRTLTGIALDAPVMRPADSYRPGPADPDSLTALLDELRFGPLTRRACLEWAARGEG; encoded by the coding sequence CTGGACCGGGTGAGCGCGCCCGAGCGCGCCTGGCTGATCGACGGCAGCCTGTATGTGTTCCGGGCCTGGCACTCGGTCGATGCCGGCCTGGCCGACCGCGACGGCTGGCCGGCCAACGCGGTGTACGGCTTCACCCGCTTCCTGCTCGACTTCCTGCGCCAGCAGCGCCCGGCGCGCATCGCCGTGGCCTTCGACGAGGCCCTGGCGAGCTGCTTCCGCAACCGCATCTACCCCGAATACAAGGCCAACCGCGAACCTGCGCCCGAGGAACTCAAGCGCCAGTTCCAGTCCTGCAAGCGGCTGGTCTCGGCGCTGGGCCTGGCCTGCCTGTCCGACGCCGAGTACGAGGCCGACGACCTGATCGGCAGCGCCCATGCCGTGCTGCGCGACGGCGGCCATGCGGTGACCATCGTCTCCGCCGACAAGGACCTCTCGCAGCTGCTGGCCGACGGCGACGAGCAATGGGACTACGGCCGCGACCTGCGCTGGGACGCGCGCGGCTGCGTCGACCGCCACGGCGTGCCGCCCGGCCGCATCGCCGACATGCTGGCCCTGGTCGGCGACCCGATCGACAACGTACCCGGCGTGCCCGGCATCGGCCGCAAGACCGCGGCCATCCTGCTGCACCACTTCGGCGGCCTCGACGCCGTGCTGGCCAGCATCGACACAATCGCCACCATGCGCCTGCGCAGCGCCGCCCGTATCGCCGAAGCGCTGGCCGCACGCGTCGACCAGGTGCGCCTGATGCGCACCCTGACCGGCATCGCCCTGGACGCCCCGGTGATGCGCCCCGCCGACAGCTACCGCCCCGGCCCCGCCGACCCCGACAGCCTCACCGCCCTGCTCGACGAGCTGCGCTTCGGTCCATTGACCCGACGGGCTTGCCTGGAGTGGGCGGCGCGGGGGGAAGGCTGA
- a CDS encoding nitroreductase yields the protein MDSQALAFLHRRRSTPSRLLADPGPDDATLASILATAVRVPDHGRLTPWRFLRIAGEARHRLGAALAEIHAAEHPESSAAALDKERARFSHAPLVVAVVGTIFPGHRIPEIEQRLSGGAVCFQLLLAAQAHGFGAQWLTGWAAYHPAIHARLGLAPDEEILGFVHIGTATVETAERDRPDASALLSDWTG from the coding sequence ATGGACAGCCAAGCCCTCGCCTTCCTGCACCGGCGCCGTTCGACGCCTTCGCGCCTGCTGGCCGACCCCGGTCCGGACGACGCCACCCTTGCCAGCATCCTCGCCACCGCGGTGCGCGTGCCCGACCACGGCCGCCTGACACCCTGGCGCTTCCTGCGCATCGCCGGCGAGGCACGGCACCGGCTGGGCGCGGCCCTCGCGGAAATCCACGCCGCCGAACACCCCGAGTCCTCGGCCGCTGCGCTGGACAAGGAACGTGCACGCTTCAGCCACGCGCCACTGGTCGTTGCCGTGGTCGGCACGATCTTTCCCGGGCATCGCATCCCCGAGATCGAGCAGCGCCTGTCCGGCGGTGCGGTCTGTTTCCAGCTGCTGCTGGCCGCGCAGGCGCACGGCTTCGGCGCGCAGTGGCTGACCGGCTGGGCCGCCTACCACCCGGCCATCCATGCCCGGCTGGGCTTGGCGCCCGACGAGGAGATCCTGGGCTTCGTGCACATCGGCACCGCCACCGTCGAGACCGCCGAGCGCGATCGCCCCGACGCCAGCGCCCTGCTTTCGGACTGGACCGGGTGA
- a CDS encoding NAD(P) transhydrogenase subunit alpha — protein sequence MAVKIGVIREQASAERRVALVPEVAKKLAAAGMSLVIQRGAGLAAGFPDAAYGEVEWLDDAGDVYAAADVVFAVQPPSPALVSRLRRGAALIGALAPYREHALVRALRDGGISAFALELLPRTTRAQAMDILSSQAAAAGYKAMLIAAEAAPKFFPMLTTAAGTVRPSKVLVIGAGVAGLQAIATARRLGAMVEGFDVRPETREQIESLGAKFLDLGVNAAGEGGYARELTAEERAQQQQALAAHLKGIDVVVTTAAVPGRAAPRIVSAAMVAGMKPGAVLVDLAAETGGNCELTRPGETVDHGGVAVIGPVNLPARTATHASEMYSRNLFTFAQLLVREGALAVDFDDDLVAGSCLTHDGAVRHAATREALGND from the coding sequence ATGGCCGTAAAGATCGGCGTGATCCGTGAGCAGGCGAGCGCCGAACGACGCGTCGCCCTGGTGCCCGAGGTGGCGAAGAAGCTGGCCGCCGCGGGCATGTCGCTGGTGATCCAGCGTGGCGCCGGACTGGCTGCGGGTTTCCCCGATGCCGCCTACGGCGAGGTCGAATGGCTCGACGACGCAGGCGATGTCTACGCCGCCGCCGACGTGGTGTTCGCGGTGCAGCCCCCGTCCCCGGCGCTGGTTTCGCGCCTGCGGCGGGGCGCGGCCCTGATCGGCGCGCTGGCGCCCTACCGCGAACACGCGCTGGTGCGGGCCTTGCGCGACGGCGGCATCAGCGCCTTCGCGCTGGAGCTGCTGCCGCGCACCACGCGCGCGCAGGCCATGGACATCCTGTCCTCGCAGGCCGCCGCGGCCGGCTACAAGGCGATGCTGATCGCCGCCGAGGCGGCCCCGAAGTTCTTTCCGATGCTGACCACCGCCGCCGGCACCGTGCGTCCCAGCAAGGTGCTGGTGATCGGCGCCGGTGTCGCCGGCCTGCAGGCGATCGCCACCGCGCGCCGGCTCGGCGCCATGGTCGAGGGCTTCGACGTGCGCCCGGAGACCCGCGAGCAGATCGAGTCGCTGGGCGCCAAATTCCTCGACCTCGGCGTCAACGCCGCGGGCGAGGGCGGCTATGCCCGCGAGCTGACCGCCGAGGAGCGCGCCCAGCAGCAGCAGGCGCTGGCCGCGCACCTCAAGGGCATCGACGTGGTGGTGACCACCGCGGCGGTGCCGGGCCGGGCGGCGCCGCGCATCGTCAGCGCCGCCATGGTCGCCGGCATGAAGCCCGGCGCCGTGCTGGTCGACCTGGCCGCCGAGACCGGCGGCAACTGCGAGCTGACCCGGCCCGGTGAAACCGTCGACCACGGCGGCGTGGCCGTGATCGGGCCGGTCAACCTGCCGGCGCGCACCGCCACCCACGCCAGCGAGATGTACTCGCGCAACCTGTTCACCTTCGCCCAGCTGCTGGTCCGTGAGGGTGCGCTGGCCGTCGACTTCGACGACGACCTGGTGGCCGGAAGCTGCCTCACCCACGACGGCGCGGTCCGCCACGCCGCCACCCGCGAGGCCCTCGGCAATGACTGA
- a CDS encoding NAD(P) transhydrogenase subunit alpha: MMDGFIALYIFLLAAITGHVIISRVPVILHTPLMSGSNFVHGIVLVGAMIALAHADTTLERAIGFVAVLLGAGNAVGGYVVTERMLEMFKSSKGKEG, translated from the coding sequence CTGATGGACGGCTTCATCGCGCTCTACATCTTCCTGCTGGCCGCGATCACTGGCCACGTGATCATTTCCCGGGTGCCGGTGATCCTGCACACGCCGCTGATGTCCGGCTCGAACTTCGTGCACGGCATCGTCCTGGTCGGCGCGATGATCGCCCTGGCCCATGCCGATACCACGCTGGAACGCGCGATCGGCTTCGTGGCGGTGCTGCTCGGCGCCGGCAACGCGGTCGGCGGCTACGTGGTCACCGAGCGCATGCTGGAGATGTTCAAGTCCAGCAAGGGCAAGGAGGGCTGA
- a CDS encoding NAD(P)(+) transhydrogenase (Re/Si-specific) subunit beta, giving the protein MKMASPVTARKGIRWAGVGMVIATVVTFVAPSTWGAHGIDTTNLVLMVVAIALSWAFWAWGKKVPITDMPQMVAIFNGMGGGSAAAIGAYALLNAATFGGPCTAEAIAAHACLDRTKLVLAILGSLIGAVAFSGSVIAWAKLDGRLDRTFRFGGQQLFNGLVFLASLGLGAFLVYQLQVPAIIAFFVVALLFGVLMTLPIGGADMPVVISLYNAFTGLAVAFKGYVLGNEALIIAGTVVGAAGMLLTQLMAKAMNRPISNVLFSNFGGGGQAQEISGSQKSIEASDVAAMMAFAERVVIVPGYGMAVAQAQHKIWELSRLLIDRGVKVRFAIHPVAGRMPGHMNVLLAEAGVPYDLIVDMDDINPEFATTDVALVIGANDVVNPVARTDPASPIYGMPILDVDRSRNAIIIKRGKGRGFAGIENALFYAENARLLYGDGNAVAGALVSELKQLET; this is encoded by the coding sequence ATGAAGATGGCTTCGCCGGTCACCGCCCGCAAGGGCATCCGCTGGGCCGGCGTCGGCATGGTCATCGCCACCGTGGTGACCTTCGTGGCACCCTCGACCTGGGGCGCGCACGGCATCGACACCACCAACCTGGTGCTGATGGTGGTGGCGATCGCGCTGTCCTGGGCGTTCTGGGCCTGGGGCAAGAAGGTGCCGATCACCGACATGCCGCAGATGGTCGCCATCTTCAACGGCATGGGCGGCGGTTCGGCGGCGGCGATCGGCGCCTATGCGCTGCTCAACGCCGCGACCTTTGGCGGCCCCTGCACGGCCGAGGCGATCGCCGCGCACGCCTGCCTGGACCGCACCAAGCTGGTGCTGGCGATCCTGGGCTCGCTGATCGGCGCGGTCGCCTTCTCCGGCTCCGTCATCGCCTGGGCCAAGCTGGACGGCCGTCTCGACCGTACCTTCCGGTTCGGCGGCCAGCAGCTGTTCAATGGCCTGGTGTTCCTGGCCAGTCTTGGCCTCGGTGCCTTCCTGGTCTACCAGCTGCAGGTGCCGGCGATCATCGCCTTCTTCGTGGTCGCCCTGCTGTTCGGCGTGCTGATGACGCTGCCGATCGGCGGCGCCGACATGCCCGTGGTGATCTCCTTGTACAACGCCTTCACCGGCCTGGCGGTGGCCTTCAAGGGCTACGTGCTGGGCAACGAGGCGCTGATCATCGCCGGTACCGTGGTCGGCGCGGCCGGCATGCTGCTCACGCAGCTCATGGCCAAGGCCATGAACCGGCCGATCAGCAACGTGCTGTTCTCCAACTTCGGCGGCGGCGGTCAGGCCCAGGAGATCAGCGGCAGCCAGAAATCGATCGAGGCCTCCGACGTGGCGGCGATGATGGCGTTCGCCGAACGCGTGGTGATCGTGCCCGGCTACGGCATGGCCGTGGCACAGGCCCAGCACAAGATCTGGGAGCTGTCGCGGCTGCTGATCGATCGCGGCGTCAAGGTCCGTTTTGCCATCCATCCGGTCGCCGGGCGCATGCCCGGGCACATGAACGTGCTGCTCGCCGAGGCCGGCGTGCCCTACGACCTGATCGTCGACATGGACGACATCAACCCCGAATTCGCGACCACCGACGTGGCCCTGGTGATCGGTGCGAACGACGTGGTGAATCCGGTCGCCCGCACCGATCCGGCCTCGCCGATCTACGGCATGCCGATCCTCGACGTCGACAGGTCGCGCAACGCCATCATCATCAAGCGCGGCAAGGGCCGCGGCTTCGCCGGCATCGAGAACGCCCTGTTCTACGCCGAGAACGCCCGCCTGCTGTACGGCGACGGCAATGCCGTGGCCGGCGCGCTGGTGTCAGAACTCAAGCAGCTGGAGACCTGA
- the sufT gene encoding putative Fe-S cluster assembly protein SufT yields the protein MTPYSSTSEPFTLQRDCDAVLVPAGDAVQLPAGQAGYITQALGGSFTVYVEGNLFRIAGADADALGKLPPVPPELPEGADDGDVEQVVWQQLRTCFDPEIPINIVDLGLVYDCELRPRDDGRRDVAIRMTLTAPGCGMGEVLVEEVRAKVELVPTVAEADVELVFDPPWSRHMMSEAARLETGMF from the coding sequence ATGACACCTTACAGCAGCACCAGCGAACCCTTCACCCTGCAGCGCGACTGCGATGCCGTCCTGGTGCCTGCCGGCGACGCCGTGCAGTTGCCGGCCGGGCAGGCGGGCTACATCACCCAGGCCCTGGGCGGCAGCTTCACGGTCTATGTCGAGGGCAACCTGTTCCGGATCGCCGGCGCCGACGCCGATGCCCTGGGCAAGCTGCCGCCGGTGCCCCCGGAACTGCCCGAGGGCGCCGACGACGGGGATGTCGAGCAGGTGGTCTGGCAGCAGTTGCGCACCTGCTTCGATCCGGAGATCCCGATCAACATCGTCGACCTGGGCCTGGTCTACGACTGCGAGTTGCGGCCGCGCGACGACGGCCGGCGCGATGTCGCGATCCGGATGACCCTGACCGCGCCGGGCTGCGGCATGGGCGAAGTACTGGTCGAGGAGGTGCGCGCCAAGGTCGAACTGGTGCCGACCGTCGCCGAGGCCGACGTCGAACTGGTGTTCGACCCGCCCTGGAGCCGGCACATGATGTCGGAGGCGGCGCGTCTGGAGACGGGGATGTTCTGA
- the yhbY gene encoding ribosome assembly RNA-binding protein YhbY, whose amino-acid sequence MELKPTQKRYLRGQAHHVRAVLQSGAKGITEAFLAEVGVALDQHELIKLKLAAEDRPARAAMVAQVADATGASVVQTIGHTVVLFRRNRDEPKIALPG is encoded by the coding sequence ATGGAACTCAAACCCACCCAGAAGCGTTACCTGCGCGGCCAGGCGCACCATGTCCGTGCCGTTCTGCAGAGCGGTGCCAAGGGCATCACAGAGGCCTTCCTCGCCGAGGTCGGCGTCGCCCTGGACCAGCACGAACTCATCAAGCTGAAACTGGCCGCTGAGGACCGCCCGGCGCGGGCCGCGATGGTCGCCCAGGTGGCCGACGCCACCGGCGCCAGCGTGGTGCAGACCATCGGCCATACCGTGGTTCTTTTCCGCCGCAACCGCGACGAACCGAAGATCGCCCTGCCCGGATGA
- the rlmE gene encoding 23S rRNA (uridine(2552)-2'-O)-methyltransferase RlmE, translating to MARSRSSERWLREHFKDPFVKKAQAEGLRSRAAFKLEELLERDRLLRPGMVVVDLGAAPGGWSQVAARALAGRGRVVALDILDMDALPGVEFIRGDFREGAALAALQALLGQDRADLVLSDMAPNMSGVDQVDQARAMHLAELARDFAQDWLKPGGAFLVKLFHGVGFDDYVRDLRRRFDKVVVRKPAASRARSPEVYALATGLRPRAS from the coding sequence ATGGCCCGGTCGCGAAGCTCCGAGCGCTGGCTGCGCGAGCACTTCAAGGATCCCTTCGTGAAGAAGGCCCAGGCCGAGGGCCTGCGCTCGCGCGCCGCCTTCAAGCTGGAGGAGCTGCTCGAGCGCGATCGCCTGCTGCGTCCAGGCATGGTGGTGGTCGACCTGGGCGCCGCGCCGGGCGGCTGGTCGCAGGTCGCGGCGCGCGCCCTGGCCGGCCGCGGCCGGGTCGTTGCGCTGGACATCCTGGATATGGATGCGCTGCCGGGCGTCGAGTTCATCCGCGGCGATTTCCGCGAGGGTGCAGCCCTGGCCGCGCTGCAGGCGCTGCTGGGGCAGGACCGGGCCGACCTTGTGCTTTCCGACATGGCCCCCAACATGAGTGGCGTGGACCAGGTCGACCAGGCGCGCGCCATGCACCTTGCCGAGCTGGCCCGCGACTTCGCGCAGGACTGGCTGAAGCCGGGCGGTGCCTTTCTGGTCAAGCTGTTCCACGGGGTCGGTTTCGACGACTACGTGCGCGATTTGCGGCGGCGCTTCGACAAGGTGGTGGTGCGCAAGCCGGCGGCGTCCCGGGCGCGCAGTCCCGAGGTCTACGCCCTGGCGACCGGGCTGCGTCCCCGGGCTTCCTGA
- the ftsH gene encoding ATP-dependent zinc metalloprotease FtsH produces MNDMSKNLLLWIVVAVVLMAVFRSFTPPGAGSQELAYSSFIQEVRDGRVGKVLIGQDEISLQVTRTDGSRYRVNAPRRDQELMNDLLGRDSRIEVTRETPESGPGLFDILLNWFPFILFIGLLFFFMRQMQGGGGGRGALSFGKSRAKLQGEDQVKVTLADVAGCDEAKEEVGELVEFLRDPGKFQKLGGKIPRGVLMVGPPGTGKTLLARAIAGEAKVPFFSISGSDFVEMFVGVGASRVRDMFEQAKKHAPCIIFIDEIDAVGRHRGAGLGGGHDEREQTLNQLLVEMDGFEGNEGIIVIAATNRPDVLDPALLRPGRFDRQVVVGLPDVKGREHILKVHMRKVPLAEDVQPAVIARGTPGFSGADLANLVNEAALFAARENHKAVTMGHFERAKDKIMMGAERRSMAMSEEEKKLTAYHEAGHAIVGRIVPEHDPVYKVTIIPRGRALGVTMYLPEGDRYSYNRTYIESFLASLYGGRVAEELIFGADKVTTGASNDIERATKMARNMVTKWGLSDTMGPVAYGENEDEVFLGRSVTQHKSVSEDTAKRIDEVVREILDRAYQRTRTILTDNIDKLHLMADALLQYETIDATQIDAIMDGRSPPPPKDWTDSPPRGKGKPGADGDSPGPAVGEPAPQT; encoded by the coding sequence ATGAACGACATGAGCAAGAACCTGCTGCTGTGGATCGTCGTCGCCGTCGTGCTGATGGCGGTGTTCCGCAGCTTCACGCCGCCCGGTGCCGGCAGCCAGGAGCTGGCCTACTCCAGCTTCATCCAGGAAGTCCGCGATGGCCGGGTCGGCAAGGTCCTCATCGGCCAGGATGAGATCTCCCTGCAGGTCACCCGCACCGATGGCAGCCGCTACCGGGTCAATGCGCCGCGCCGGGACCAGGAGCTCATGAACGACCTGCTCGGCCGCGACAGCCGCATCGAGGTCACCCGGGAGACGCCGGAAAGCGGTCCGGGCCTGTTCGACATCCTGCTCAACTGGTTCCCCTTCATCCTGTTCATCGGCCTGTTGTTCTTCTTCATGCGCCAGATGCAGGGCGGTGGCGGCGGTCGTGGCGCGCTCAGCTTCGGCAAGTCGCGCGCCAAGCTGCAGGGCGAGGACCAGGTCAAGGTCACCCTGGCCGACGTCGCCGGCTGCGACGAGGCCAAGGAGGAGGTCGGCGAGCTGGTCGAGTTCCTGCGCGACCCCGGCAAGTTCCAGAAACTGGGCGGCAAGATCCCGCGCGGCGTGCTGATGGTCGGCCCGCCCGGCACCGGCAAGACCCTGCTGGCGCGCGCCATCGCCGGCGAGGCCAAGGTGCCGTTCTTCTCGATCTCCGGTTCGGACTTCGTCGAGATGTTCGTCGGCGTCGGCGCCAGCCGCGTGCGCGACATGTTCGAGCAGGCCAAGAAGCATGCGCCGTGCATCATCTTCATCGACGAGATCGACGCGGTCGGCCGCCACCGCGGCGCCGGCCTGGGCGGCGGCCACGACGAGCGCGAGCAGACCCTCAACCAGCTGCTGGTCGAGATGGACGGCTTCGAGGGCAACGAGGGCATCATCGTCATCGCCGCCACCAACCGTCCCGACGTGCTGGACCCGGCGCTGCTGCGCCCCGGCCGCTTCGACCGCCAGGTCGTGGTCGGCCTGCCCGACGTCAAGGGCCGCGAGCACATCCTCAAGGTGCACATGCGCAAGGTGCCGCTGGCCGAGGACGTGCAGCCGGCGGTGATCGCGCGCGGCACCCCGGGCTTCTCCGGCGCCGACCTCGCCAACCTGGTCAACGAGGCGGCGCTGTTCGCCGCCCGCGAGAACCACAAGGCGGTCACCATGGGCCACTTCGAGCGCGCCAAGGACAAGATCATGATGGGCGCCGAGCGGCGCTCGATGGCGATGAGCGAGGAGGAGAAGAAGCTCACCGCCTACCACGAGGCCGGCCACGCCATCGTCGGCCGCATCGTCCCCGAGCACGACCCGGTGTACAAGGTCACCATCATCCCGCGCGGCCGCGCGCTGGGCGTGACCATGTACCTGCCCGAGGGCGACCGCTACAGCTACAACCGCACCTACATCGAGAGCTTCCTGGCTTCGCTGTACGGCGGCCGCGTCGCCGAGGAGCTGATCTTCGGCGCCGACAAGGTCACCACCGGCGCCAGCAACGACATCGAGCGGGCCACCAAGATGGCGCGCAACATGGTCACCAAGTGGGGTCTGTCCGACACCATGGGCCCGGTGGCCTACGGCGAGAACGAGGACGAGGTGTTCCTGGGCCGCTCGGTGACCCAGCACAAGAGCGTGTCCGAGGACACCGCCAAGCGCATCGACGAGGTGGTCCGGGAGATCCTGGACCGCGCCTACCAGCGCACCCGGACCATCCTCACCGACAACATCGACAAGCTGCACCTGATGGCCGATGCCCTGCTGCAGTACGAGACCATCGACGCCACCCAGATCGACGCGATCATGGATGGCCGCTCGCCGCCGCCACCCAAGGATTGGACCGACTCGCCGCCACGCGGCAAGGGCAAGCCCGGCGCCGATGGCGACAGCCCCGGGCCGGCGGTCGGCGAGCCCGCGCCGCAGACGTGA
- the folP gene encoding dihydropteroate synthase produces the protein MTDFDPRVTVLDCAGRPLVLDRPRVMGIVNVTPDSFSDGGRHADAAAAIAHGLALVAEGADLLDVGGESTRPGAEAVPVEEELRRVLPVVEGLAAAGTVPVSIDTSRPEVMRAAVAAGAGMINDVRALRGEGALDAAAALGVPVCLMHMQGEPDSMQEAPHYDDVIAQVHRFLAERVFACEMAGIDRRRIVLDPGFGFGKTLEHNLALLSGLDRFSDLKLPILAGLSRKRMIGTLTGQDDPAQRLHGSVAAAVLAAERGARILRVHDVAATVQALAVQTALAAAAADLPRRTAAAAPAIRWPDED, from the coding sequence ATGACCGATTTCGATCCCCGCGTGACCGTGCTCGACTGCGCCGGCCGGCCCCTGGTGCTGGATCGTCCGCGGGTGATGGGCATCGTCAATGTCACGCCCGACTCCTTTTCCGATGGCGGTCGGCACGCCGATGCCGCGGCGGCGATCGCGCACGGCCTGGCCCTGGTCGCCGAGGGCGCCGACCTGCTCGATGTCGGCGGCGAGTCGACCCGGCCCGGCGCGGAAGCGGTGCCGGTCGAGGAGGAACTGCGCCGGGTGCTGCCGGTGGTCGAAGGCCTGGCGGCTGCAGGCACGGTGCCGGTCAGCATCGACACCAGCCGGCCGGAGGTGATGCGTGCGGCGGTCGCCGCCGGTGCCGGCATGATCAACGACGTGCGCGCCTTGCGCGGCGAAGGCGCCCTGGATGCCGCAGCGGCGCTGGGTGTGCCGGTCTGCCTGATGCACATGCAGGGCGAGCCGGACTCGATGCAGGAGGCGCCCCACTACGACGACGTGATCGCCCAGGTGCACCGCTTCCTGGCCGAGCGGGTGTTCGCCTGCGAGATGGCCGGCATCGACCGGCGCCGCATCGTGCTCGACCCGGGCTTCGGCTTCGGCAAGACGCTGGAGCACAATCTGGCCCTGCTGTCGGGCCTGGACCGTTTTTCCGACCTGAAACTGCCGATCCTGGCCGGGCTGTCGCGCAAGCGCATGATCGGCACCCTGACCGGCCAGGACGACCCCGCGCAGCGCCTGCATGGGTCCGTGGCTGCCGCGGTGCTGGCTGCCGAGCGCGGCGCCCGTATCCTGCGCGTCCACGATGTCGCCGCCACCGTCCAGGCGCTCGCCGTCCAGACCGCGCTGGCCGCGGCAGCCGCCGACCTGCCCAGGCGCACCGCCGCTGCCGCGCCCGCGATCCGCTGGCCGGACGAGGATTGA
- the glmM gene encoding phosphoglucosamine mutase yields MARKYFGTDGIRGRVGQWPVTAEFMLKLGWAAGRVLGNGAAAPLIVIGKDTRISGYMFEAALEAGLVAAGADVRMLGPVPTPAVAYLTQSLRASAGIVISASHNPYQDNGIKFFSADGEKLADAVEVAIEAELEKPFETVESARLGKAARVEDAVGRYCEFVKGTVREDLNLRGLHIVLDCAHGATYQAAPRVFRELGARLTLIGDAPDGLNINHQVGSTAPQALARQVLAVGADLGIAFDGDGDRVQMVDATGRLVDGDDIVHVLASRWHDTGELSGPVVGTLMTNYGLEQAFGRAGIEFLRTDVGDRHVHRALVARGGTLGGEASGHILCLDRASTGDGMVSALAVLEALADSGRTLAEAAGGWTRYPQTTVNVPVTGNARALVASASVEAARAAAEQQLAGRGRIVLRPSGTEPVVRVTVEAADPEEVRAVVTGLAAAVQSAA; encoded by the coding sequence ATGGCACGCAAATACTTCGGAACCGACGGCATCCGCGGCCGGGTCGGGCAATGGCCGGTCACCGCGGAGTTCATGCTCAAGCTGGGCTGGGCCGCCGGGCGGGTGCTGGGCAACGGCGCCGCGGCGCCGCTGATCGTGATCGGCAAGGACACCCGCATCTCCGGCTACATGTTCGAGGCTGCGCTGGAAGCCGGGCTGGTCGCAGCGGGCGCCGACGTGCGCATGCTCGGACCGGTGCCGACGCCGGCAGTGGCCTACCTGACCCAGTCGCTGCGCGCTTCGGCGGGCATCGTCATTTCCGCCTCGCACAATCCCTATCAGGACAACGGTATCAAGTTCTTCTCCGCCGATGGCGAGAAACTGGCCGATGCCGTGGAAGTGGCCATCGAGGCCGAACTGGAGAAGCCGTTCGAGACCGTGGAGTCGGCACGACTGGGCAAGGCCGCGCGCGTCGAGGATGCCGTCGGCCGCTACTGCGAGTTCGTCAAGGGCACGGTGCGCGAGGACCTCAACCTGCGCGGCCTGCACATCGTGCTCGACTGCGCGCATGGCGCCACCTACCAGGCGGCGCCCCGGGTGTTCCGCGAACTGGGCGCGCGCCTGACCTTGATCGGCGACGCCCCCGATGGCCTCAACATCAACCACCAGGTGGGCTCGACGGCGCCGCAGGCGCTGGCCCGCCAGGTGCTGGCGGTGGGCGCCGACCTCGGGATCGCCTTCGATGGCGACGGCGACCGGGTGCAGATGGTCGATGCCACGGGGCGGCTGGTCGACGGCGACGACATCGTGCACGTGCTGGCCTCGCGCTGGCATGACACCGGCGAGCTGTCCGGTCCGGTGGTCGGCACCCTGATGACCAACTACGGCCTGGAACAGGCGTTCGGGCGCGCCGGCATCGAGTTCCTGCGCACCGATGTCGGCGACCGCCACGTGCACCGGGCGCTGGTCGCGCGGGGCGGAACCCTGGGCGGCGAAGCCTCCGGCCACATCCTGTGCCTGGACCGGGCCAGCACCGGCGACGGCATGGTCAGCGCCCTGGCGGTGCTCGAGGCGCTGGCCGACAGCGGACGCACCCTGGCGGAAGCCGCCGGCGGCTGGACGCGCTATCCGCAGACCACGGTCAATGTGCCTGTCACCGGCAACGCCCGGGCCCTGGTGGCCTCGGCGTCGGTGGAGGCCGCACGTGCGGCCGCGGAGCAGCAACTGGCCGGCCGCGGCCGGATCGTGCTGCGACCTTCCGGAACCGAGCCGGTGGTCCGGGTGACGGTCGAGGCGGCCGATCCCGAGGAAGTGCGCGCAGTGGTCACCGGGCTCGCCGCGGCGGTGCAGTCGGCGGCCTGA